GTGTCGAATGTTTTACCGTCTTTTTCAATAATATCCCACTTGTTCCAGCATATAATCAGTCCTTTTCTTTCGGATATTATATGCGCTACGATTTTCATGTCCTGTTCGCTCAATTTTCTTGCGGTATCTACAAGTAAAACCGCAATGTTGCAGCGAGCGATGCTTCCCAGAGCGCGTAAATTTGAATAATATTCCACATCGTCGTTTACTCTAGCTTTTTTGCGAAGCCCGGCCGTATCTATAAGTTTTATTAAATTCCCGTTGAAATCAAACGAAGTGTCTATACTGTCGCGAGTTGTGCCGGCAATTTCACTTACAATTACCCGTTTATCACCCAGAATTTTATTCACAAGCGATGATTTTCCCGAATTCGGACGACCTACGACCGCGATCTTTACGGCGTAGTTTATCTCGTCTTTCTTTTTTTCAACGGCGTTTACTTTTTCAATGATTTTATCAAGCATATCGCCAACGCCTTTTCCGTGAAGCGCCGAAACGCCTATAGGTTCGCCCAATCCCAAATTCCAATAACTATGCATTGTAATTTCCGCAGACGGAGATTCGGTTTTATTTACCGCTAAAATTAACTTGTCGCTGCATTGTTTTCGCAAACGGACTGCAATTTCACAGTCCAAATCGCTCGGCTCAACGTCGGCGGCAGCCAAAAACAAAACAACGTCCGCCTCATTTACCGCAATATTGACTTGACGATTAATTTCCCGTTCCATTTTTTCTTTCGATTCCGGAACCATTCCACCGGTATCGATAATCGTAAAATGTGAACCGTTCCATTCCGCTTCCATATAATTTCTGTCGCGCGTTACGCCTGGTCTGTCGTCGACGACCGCTATTTTTTTCTTCAAAATTCTGTTAAAAAGCGTCGATTTGCCGACATTTGGTCGTCCGACAACCGCTACGGTCGGAAGTTTTGT
The genomic region above belongs to Chitinispirillales bacterium and contains:
- the der gene encoding ribosome biogenesis GTPase Der — its product is MTKLPTVAVVGRPNVGKSTLFNRILKKKIAVVDDRPGVTRDRNYMEAEWNGSHFTIIDTGGMVPESKEKMEREINRQVNIAVNEADVVLFLAAADVEPSDLDCEIAVRLRKQCSDKLILAVNKTESPSAEITMHSYWNLGLGEPIGVSALHGKGVGDMLDKIIEKVNAVEKKKDEINYAVKIAVVGRPNSGKSSLVNKILGDKRVIVSEIAGTTRDSIDTSFDFNGNLIKLIDTAGLRKKARVNDDVEYYSNLRALGSIARCNIAVLLVDTARKLSEQDMKIVAHIISERKGLIICWNKWDIIEKDGKTFDTLVKTSRESYKDLENIPMISISALTGQRVVDIVRLSLKIKERSQFIVPKSELEDKFFSWTRRNPHPYIVGEAVRFLGIKQQEDEYPHFIIFCTNPNRVTQDYARYLKNRIYDVFEFEGLFVVLDFKSPGRSGAKTREEFESDS